Proteins encoded together in one Rhizobium bangladeshense window:
- a CDS encoding cobyric acid synthase, with amino-acid sequence MARAIMLQGTGSDVGKTVLVAGLCRLAANAGLTVRPFKPQNMSNNAAVADDGGEIGRAQWLQSLAARTPSSVHMNPVLLKPQSESGSQIIVQGRVFGQAKGRDYQRLKPQLLGAVLDSFEKVSAGADLVVVEGAGSPAEINLRAGDIANMGFATKARVPVVLVGDIDRGGVIASLVGTHAILGEADRAMISGYIINKFRGDVSLFDDGIRAIERFTGWSCFGVVPWHSGAARLPAEDSVVLERLARAGTGALKIAVPVLPRIANFDDLDPLRAEADVELAFVRAGERLPADAGLVILPGSKSTISDLADLRAQGWDRDLQVHVRRGGRVIGICGGYQMLGRTVHDPLGLEGGALETPGLGLLDVETEMAPEKTVRNSEARSTEYDAPLAGYQIHLGITRGPDCIRPSAIVDGAPDGALSADGRIMGTYLHGLFGSDAYRARLLESFGLSGERGNYRQGVEQALDEIACELQRSLDPRWLAELVG; translated from the coding sequence ATGGCAAGAGCGATCATGCTGCAGGGAACCGGCTCGGATGTCGGCAAGACCGTATTGGTGGCGGGTCTCTGCCGGCTGGCGGCCAATGCCGGGCTCACCGTGCGGCCGTTCAAGCCGCAGAATATGTCGAACAACGCTGCGGTCGCCGATGACGGCGGCGAGATCGGCCGGGCACAATGGCTCCAGTCGCTCGCCGCCCGCACGCCGTCCTCGGTGCATATGAACCCGGTGCTGCTCAAGCCGCAATCGGAAAGCGGCAGCCAGATCATCGTACAGGGCAGGGTGTTCGGGCAGGCGAAGGGACGGGATTATCAGCGGCTGAAGCCGCAACTGCTCGGCGCCGTGCTCGATAGTTTCGAAAAGGTGTCTGCCGGCGCTGACCTCGTCGTCGTCGAGGGGGCCGGCTCGCCGGCAGAGATCAATCTCAGGGCCGGCGACATCGCCAATATGGGTTTTGCGACGAAGGCGCGCGTGCCCGTCGTGCTCGTCGGCGATATCGATCGCGGCGGCGTCATCGCCTCGCTGGTCGGAACGCATGCGATCCTCGGCGAGGCCGATCGGGCGATGATTTCGGGCTATATCATCAACAAGTTCCGCGGCGACGTTTCGCTGTTCGACGACGGCATCCGCGCCATCGAACGCTTCACCGGCTGGTCATGCTTCGGCGTCGTGCCGTGGCATTCAGGGGCCGCGCGTCTGCCGGCCGAGGACTCCGTCGTGCTCGAACGGCTGGCAAGGGCCGGGACCGGGGCGCTGAAGATCGCGGTGCCGGTGCTGCCGCGCATCGCGAATTTCGACGATCTCGATCCGCTGCGTGCGGAGGCGGATGTCGAACTGGCTTTCGTGCGAGCGGGAGAGCGGCTGCCTGCCGATGCCGGTCTCGTGATCCTGCCAGGTTCGAAATCGACGATTTCAGATCTCGCCGATCTGAGGGCCCAGGGCTGGGACCGGGATCTCCAGGTGCATGTAAGACGCGGCGGCCGGGTGATCGGCATTTGCGGCGGCTATCAGATGCTCGGCCGCACGGTGCACGACCCGCTTGGGCTCGAGGGCGGTGCGCTGGAGACGCCGGGGCTCGGGCTTCTCGATGTCGAAACCGAGATGGCGCCTGAGAAGACCGTACGCAATAGCGAGGCCCGCTCGACAGAATATGACGCGCCGCTTGCCGGCTACCAGATCCATCTCGGCATCACCCGCGGTCCGGACTGTATCAGGCCTTCAGCGATCGTCGACGGCGCCCCCGACGGGGCGCTGTCGGCTGACGGCAGGATCATGGGCACCTACCTGCACGGGCTCTTCGGCAGCGACGCCTACCGCGCCCGGCTGCTGGAGAGCTTTGGGCTCTCGGGCGAGCGGGGGAATTATCGTCAGGGCGTTGAGCAGGCGCTCGATGAAATCGCCTGTGAATTGCAACGTTCCCTCGACCCGCGCTGGCTGGCCGAGCTGGTTGGTTAG
- a CDS encoding glycine betaine ABC transporter substrate-binding protein, with amino-acid sequence MKTLLISAVFAAALFSTTAPAEAAECGSVSIAEMKWASAAIAANFDKIILEKGYGCSVTIVDGDTLPTFASMNEKGTPDIASEYWINSVRALLDQAVNSGRLVQGAEILADGAVEGWFIPKFIADANPDIRSVEDALKHPELFPAEDVPSKGAVYNCPADWSCQISTTNLFKALAADKKGFELVETGSPQRLDASIARAFDKKIGWLGYYWAPTAILGKYDMTRLSFGVSHNKTEWDRCTAVAGCARPQLNSYPVSRAFTLMTRSFASRAGPVMTYLKTRKWDNQTINQVLAWQDENSESNEDAAIYFLRNYENLWMKWVPVDVAEKVKASL; translated from the coding sequence ATGAAGACGCTTTTGATTTCGGCCGTCTTTGCCGCGGCTCTTTTTAGCACGACCGCGCCGGCCGAAGCCGCCGAATGCGGCAGTGTTTCGATCGCCGAGATGAAATGGGCCTCGGCCGCCATTGCGGCAAACTTCGACAAGATCATACTCGAAAAAGGCTACGGCTGCTCAGTCACCATCGTCGATGGCGATACCCTTCCGACCTTCGCCTCGATGAATGAGAAAGGCACCCCCGATATCGCCTCGGAATACTGGATCAATTCCGTCAGAGCCCTGCTTGATCAGGCAGTCAATAGCGGTCGGCTGGTGCAGGGTGCTGAGATACTCGCTGATGGTGCGGTCGAGGGTTGGTTTATCCCCAAATTCATTGCCGACGCCAATCCCGATATTCGCTCGGTCGAGGACGCGCTGAAGCATCCGGAGCTCTTCCCTGCCGAAGATGTTCCGTCGAAAGGCGCGGTTTACAACTGTCCCGCCGACTGGAGCTGCCAGATATCGACCACCAATCTCTTCAAGGCCCTCGCCGCCGACAAAAAAGGATTCGAACTTGTCGAGACCGGCAGTCCTCAGCGGCTCGATGCCTCGATTGCCCGAGCTTTCGACAAGAAGATCGGCTGGCTCGGTTATTACTGGGCGCCGACCGCCATCCTCGGCAAATACGACATGACGCGGCTGAGCTTCGGCGTCAGTCATAACAAGACTGAATGGGACCGCTGCACTGCGGTTGCCGGCTGTGCCAGGCCCCAGCTCAATTCCTATCCGGTCTCACGCGCCTTCACGCTGATGACGCGGTCTTTCGCCAGCCGCGCCGGTCCTGTGATGACCTATCTCAAGACCCGCAAATGGGACAATCAGACGATCAACCAGGTGCTCGCTTGGCAGGATGAAAATAGCGAAAGCAACGAGGACGCCGCGATTTATTTCCTGCGCAATTACGAGAACCTATGGATGAAATGGGTGCCGGTCGATGTAGCCGAGAAAGTCAAAGCGAGCTTATAA
- a CDS encoding entericidin A/B family lipoprotein, giving the protein MTTTAKIAAAFMVLLALSSCGNTIRGIGKDTASAVNATQDAGRSVDRAAKK; this is encoded by the coding sequence ATGACGACAACGGCCAAAATTGCCGCAGCCTTCATGGTTCTTCTCGCTCTTTCCTCCTGCGGCAATACGATCCGCGGCATCGGAAAGGATACGGCGAGCGCCGTCAACGCCACGCAGGATGCCGGTCGCTCCGTCGACCGCGCGGCGAAGAAGTAA
- a CDS encoding LysR family transcriptional regulator, which produces MSLPFRRPIPLLDNDVLRTFVAIAETGNFSTAAEAVFRTPSAVSMQIKKLEEQLGATLFLRDARSVTLTRHGEMLLSYARNILALSNEAVSRFIMPELTGVVRLGAPEDIGERLLPRILKSFAESYPGIMVDVTIDMSVGLKKRMEEQRLDLALINCATRPFPTGGEIVFRERLVWAGARCGSAHRRDPLPISIWEDGCIWRQEALAQLERNKRPYRVAYLSGHTMAQRAAVLSDLAIAPLPLSYVSEDMTILGLQEGLPELGSFDIRLLTASQMSGPIETVADSIRSAFAERAKAVAA; this is translated from the coding sequence ATGAGCCTTCCCTTTCGCCGTCCCATTCCTTTGCTCGACAACGATGTGCTGCGCACCTTCGTCGCCATCGCCGAGACGGGCAATTTTTCCACCGCCGCCGAAGCGGTATTCCGCACGCCGTCAGCAGTGTCGATGCAAATCAAGAAGCTCGAGGAACAGCTCGGCGCGACACTGTTTTTGCGCGACGCACGCTCGGTGACGCTGACGCGCCACGGCGAGATGCTGCTCTCCTACGCCCGCAACATTCTTGCGTTGTCGAACGAAGCCGTATCGCGCTTCATTATGCCGGAACTTACAGGTGTAGTCAGGCTAGGCGCGCCGGAGGATATCGGCGAGCGGCTGCTGCCGAGAATTCTGAAGAGCTTTGCCGAAAGCTATCCCGGCATCATGGTCGACGTGACGATCGATATGAGCGTCGGGCTGAAGAAGCGCATGGAGGAGCAGCGGCTCGATCTTGCGTTGATCAATTGCGCGACGCGGCCGTTTCCGACCGGTGGCGAAATTGTGTTTCGTGAGCGGCTGGTCTGGGCAGGCGCAAGGTGCGGTTCGGCGCATCGGCGCGACCCGCTGCCGATCTCGATCTGGGAGGATGGCTGCATCTGGCGCCAGGAGGCGCTCGCCCAACTCGAACGCAACAAGCGGCCTTATCGCGTCGCCTATCTCAGCGGCCATACGATGGCGCAACGCGCCGCCGTGCTCTCCGATCTCGCCATCGCGCCGTTGCCGCTCTCCTATGTCAGCGAGGACATGACGATCCTCGGCCTGCAGGAAGGGCTGCCGGAGCTCGGCTCCTTCGATATCCGCCTGCTGACTGCCTCGCAGATGTCGGGGCCGATCGAGACGGTAGCCGACAGCATCCGCAGCGCTTTTGCCGAGAGAGCGAAGGCGGTTGCCGCCTGA
- a CDS encoding LysE/ArgO family amino acid transporter: MNFSVYATGLMMGLSLIVAIGAQNAFILRQGLRNEHVFAVCLACALSDAALIVLGVTSLQRIAGLLPWLDPVMRYGGATFLAWYGAKSLYSALRSSAALTVAAAETASFSRTLVTCLALTWLNPHVYLDTVVLLGTISTRYPGEQASFALGAVTGSFLFFFSLGYGATSLRPIFSKPSSWRMLETLVAATMWIIAFKLIRGV, from the coding sequence ATGAATTTCTCTGTTTATGCCACTGGTCTGATGATGGGGCTCAGCCTTATAGTCGCGATCGGCGCTCAGAACGCCTTCATCCTTCGCCAGGGGTTGCGCAATGAACATGTCTTCGCCGTCTGCCTGGCATGCGCCCTGTCCGACGCCGCATTGATCGTGCTCGGCGTGACCAGCCTGCAGCGGATCGCCGGACTGCTACCTTGGCTCGATCCGGTCATGCGCTATGGGGGAGCGACGTTTCTGGCATGGTACGGAGCCAAGAGCCTCTATTCCGCCTTGCGGTCATCCGCTGCGCTCACAGTGGCGGCGGCTGAAACGGCAAGCTTTTCCCGGACGCTTGTGACTTGCCTCGCGCTCACCTGGCTCAATCCGCATGTGTATCTCGACACAGTGGTGCTGCTAGGTACGATCTCGACGCGCTATCCTGGGGAGCAGGCTTCCTTTGCCTTAGGCGCGGTGACGGGCTCCTTCCTGTTCTTCTTTTCGCTTGGATATGGCGCAACATCGCTGCGGCCGATCTTCTCCAAGCCCTCGTCCTGGCGGATGCTTGAAACGCTCGTCGCTGCGACGATGTGGATTATAGCCTTCAAGCTGATCCGTGGGGTCTGA
- a CDS encoding LysR family transcriptional regulator ArgP: MLDYPALRAVATVVQTGSFERAATLLNVTPSAVSQRVKQLEERLGVILIARGTPCTATEKGEWLCRHIENVGMLEAELFAQLPALVDPDEPRQRVTLQIATNADSLGTWFVEAMSNFSKTSSYLLNVAVDDQDHTAEWLQRGRVIAAVTSLEKPIRGCRRFALGTLRYNATATPDFVARHFPDGVTSEAIRNAPALTFNQKDRLQSSWVRQTFGQDLDYPTHWLPSPQSFVEATLSGMGWGMNPTQLTRDHLASGRLVELVADTPLDVPLYWQINRLAADRLAELTREVVAVAKRRL, translated from the coding sequence ATGCTTGACTATCCCGCCCTGCGCGCCGTCGCAACCGTGGTCCAAACCGGCAGCTTCGAGAGGGCGGCGACCCTGTTGAACGTGACGCCTTCGGCGGTCTCGCAGCGTGTGAAGCAACTCGAGGAACGCCTCGGGGTCATTCTGATCGCCAGAGGCACCCCCTGTACGGCGACCGAAAAAGGAGAATGGCTCTGTCGTCACATCGAGAATGTCGGCATGCTGGAAGCCGAGCTTTTCGCGCAGTTGCCGGCTCTTGTCGATCCAGACGAGCCACGCCAAAGAGTGACACTTCAGATCGCGACCAATGCCGACAGCCTCGGCACATGGTTCGTGGAGGCCATGTCGAATTTCTCCAAGACCTCGTCCTATCTATTGAATGTCGCTGTCGACGACCAGGATCACACCGCCGAATGGCTGCAGCGAGGACGCGTGATCGCAGCCGTCACCAGCCTGGAGAAGCCGATCCGAGGATGCCGGCGTTTCGCCCTTGGAACTCTGCGTTACAACGCCACCGCAACACCTGATTTTGTCGCACGCCACTTTCCAGACGGCGTGACGTCGGAGGCGATCCGCAACGCTCCCGCCCTGACCTTCAACCAGAAGGACAGGCTTCAGAGCAGCTGGGTAAGGCAAACCTTCGGCCAGGATTTGGACTACCCCACACACTGGCTACCCTCGCCGCAAAGCTTCGTCGAGGCCACCCTTTCAGGTATGGGATGGGGAATGAACCCGACCCAGCTCACCCGCGATCACCTCGCATCGGGACGGCTGGTCGAGCTAGTCGCAGACACGCCGCTTGACGTCCCGCTCTACTGGCAGATAAACCGCCTCGCCGCCGATCGCCTGGCGGAGTTGACACGTGAAGTCGTCGCCGTGGCTAAGCGCCGTCTTTGA
- the greA gene encoding transcription elongation factor GreA — MAVAFTKEESFETASETLLPDRPISPHPNLVTEAGLKALELQFQQARAAYDAASTIEDVNERRRQAANPLRDLRYLSARLRTAQLMPDPASAEVVAFGSTVTFSRDDGRVQTYRLVGEDEADPKAGSISYVSPVARLMMGKAVGDVVEAGGRELEIIAIS; from the coding sequence TTGGCCGTTGCCTTCACCAAGGAAGAGAGTTTCGAAACCGCTTCGGAAACGCTGTTGCCGGACCGGCCAATTTCGCCGCATCCGAACCTCGTCACGGAAGCCGGGTTGAAGGCTCTTGAACTGCAGTTTCAGCAGGCGCGCGCGGCCTATGACGCTGCGAGCACCATCGAAGACGTAAATGAACGGCGGCGCCAAGCTGCCAATCCTTTACGTGATCTCCGATACTTATCGGCCAGACTTCGCACAGCCCAGCTCATGCCTGACCCTGCGTCAGCCGAGGTGGTTGCCTTTGGCAGCACGGTCACTTTCAGCCGGGACGACGGACGCGTGCAGACTTATCGGCTCGTCGGAGAAGACGAGGCAGATCCCAAGGCGGGATCGATTTCCTACGTCTCCCCGGTGGCGCGGCTTATGATGGGCAAGGCTGTCGGCGATGTGGTGGAGGCAGGTGGCCGGGAGCTGGAGATTATCGCCATTTCCTAG
- a CDS encoding MgtC/SapB family protein, with protein MPSFLTEAMPLTPSWWEIAVRILLTVIAGGLIGLDRERGGHAAGFRTTILVALAACLAMIQANLLLSTYGKTFSYFTQMDVLRFPLGILTGVGFIGGGAILRRGDMMTGVTTAATMWFMTVVGLCFGGGQILTGMAATLVAFIVLSPMKQLDMWLRSEQKATLVIHSSEADLPDLSEVLGPLGCVARFVSFGQTSEGRPGVTFELRWMAKDQDASARAIFDALSEAYQVAGFSMHSTSA; from the coding sequence ATGCCTTCGTTCCTGACGGAAGCGATGCCGCTGACGCCAAGCTGGTGGGAGATCGCCGTGCGGATCTTACTGACGGTGATCGCGGGCGGCCTCATCGGCCTCGATCGCGAGCGCGGCGGTCACGCGGCGGGCTTCAGGACCACGATCCTGGTGGCTCTTGCCGCCTGCCTGGCGATGATCCAAGCAAATCTCCTTCTGTCGACCTACGGAAAAACCTTTAGTTATTTCACGCAGATGGACGTGCTGCGCTTTCCGCTCGGCATTCTCACAGGCGTAGGTTTTATCGGCGGCGGAGCGATCCTGAGACGCGGCGACATGATGACCGGCGTCACCACGGCGGCAACCATGTGGTTCATGACGGTCGTAGGTCTCTGCTTCGGCGGCGGCCAGATCCTGACCGGCATGGCGGCGACCTTGGTCGCCTTCATCGTCTTGTCGCCAATGAAGCAGCTGGATATGTGGCTGCGCTCCGAACAGAAGGCCACGCTCGTCATCCATAGCTCCGAAGCCGATCTGCCTGATTTGTCGGAGGTGCTTGGACCGCTCGGTTGCGTTGCCCGGTTCGTTTCTTTTGGGCAAACCAGCGAGGGCCGCCCCGGCGTCACGTTTGAACTGCGATGGATGGCCAAGGACCAAGACGCCTCCGCCCGCGCGATTTTCGATGCTCTTTCAGAGGCCTATCAAGTCGCAGGATTTTCCATGCATTCGACGTCGGCATAG
- a CDS encoding DUF3008 family protein has protein sequence MPAKSKAQQKAAGAALSAKRGETPKKELRGASKQMEESMSEKQLEEFASTKTKGKPEHVSK, from the coding sequence ATGCCAGCCAAATCGAAGGCCCAGCAGAAGGCGGCAGGCGCCGCACTTTCAGCCAAACGCGGGGAAACGCCCAAGAAAGAACTCAGGGGCGCTTCGAAGCAGATGGAAGAATCCATGAGTGAAAAACAGCTCGAGGAATTCGCGTCGACCAAGACCAAGGGCAAACCCGAGCATGTCTCCAAATGA
- a CDS encoding DUF2945 domain-containing protein, with the protein MTRQFEKGDEVSWDASQGKTEGRVIRKQASRTKIKGHIVKASAENPQYIVESDKSGNRAAHKPEELRKL; encoded by the coding sequence ATGACACGACAATTTGAGAAGGGCGATGAAGTCAGCTGGGACGCCAGTCAGGGAAAAACCGAAGGCAGGGTCATCAGGAAACAGGCCAGCCGGACGAAGATCAAGGGTCATATAGTGAAGGCGTCGGCGGAGAACCCGCAATATATCGTCGAGAGCGATAAATCCGGAAATCGAGCCGCGCACAAGCCTGAGGAACTCAGGAAGCTTTGA
- a CDS encoding DUF2171 domain-containing protein, giving the protein MISADQIREHMEVLTADGTHVGTVDHLDGPTRIKLTKTDSEDGKHHLIPLDWVDHVDAHVHLSKNARDVRSQWATIN; this is encoded by the coding sequence ATGATTTCCGCAGACCAGATCCGTGAACATATGGAAGTCCTGACGGCCGACGGCACTCATGTCGGAACGGTGGATCACCTCGACGGTCCGACCCGCATCAAGCTGACGAAGACCGACTCGGAGGACGGCAAACACCATCTGATTCCGCTCGATTGGGTCGATCACGTCGACGCCCATGTTCACCTATCGAAGAATGCCCGGGATGTCCGCAGCCAATGGGCCACCATCAATTGA
- a CDS encoding DUF2955 domain-containing protein, with translation MSADGEQKRKGLRVAFAVSVGFTLAVHAGAVLPFLGPLFAAQFLLGSSRPMPPGKTIGAALVILFAGIAMMALTDLLGERPMPFLLILGLTYFACFALQSAGRGGPAVFLVLVVSIIVPLLGILNKELASSILSILVAAVVSGAALMWLAHAIFPEPVSPRSEAVAVEERPPALLRALANAFILLTSVVMCLTSDNLSAAVVIPITVASLLGQLDVAASARAAIGLVFVNFCGGVLASVAYAALLLRPSLLSIFLILLVVALLIGGRAAARSKDARVFAGVLTIFLILFGLGVSPLPGSAAESFASRIAYVAAALIYALLLSAVLWPPGEEGNRPHQAALKPNVDGP, from the coding sequence ATGTCAGCTGACGGAGAGCAGAAACGCAAAGGGCTGCGGGTCGCCTTCGCAGTCTCAGTCGGCTTCACCTTGGCAGTCCATGCCGGTGCTGTCCTGCCCTTCCTCGGTCCGCTCTTTGCTGCTCAGTTTCTCCTTGGAAGTTCGCGGCCCATGCCACCTGGCAAGACCATCGGCGCAGCGCTGGTCATTCTCTTTGCCGGTATAGCGATGATGGCGTTGACCGACCTGCTCGGCGAACGTCCGATGCCTTTCCTGCTGATCCTTGGGCTCACTTATTTTGCGTGTTTCGCGCTACAGTCGGCGGGACGGGGAGGGCCAGCTGTTTTCCTCGTGCTCGTCGTGTCGATCATCGTGCCCCTCCTCGGCATCCTGAACAAGGAACTCGCGAGTTCTATCCTGTCGATCCTGGTTGCGGCGGTTGTGTCGGGCGCGGCTCTCATGTGGCTCGCCCATGCGATCTTTCCCGAACCGGTCTCTCCGAGGAGCGAAGCGGTCGCAGTTGAAGAACGGCCGCCGGCCTTACTTCGGGCTCTGGCAAATGCTTTCATCCTTCTGACGTCCGTCGTCATGTGTCTGACGAGCGACAATCTGAGCGCCGCGGTAGTCATTCCCATAACCGTGGCGTCGCTGCTCGGGCAGTTGGACGTTGCCGCAAGCGCGCGGGCGGCGATTGGATTGGTGTTCGTCAATTTCTGCGGCGGCGTGCTGGCCTCCGTTGCCTATGCAGCGCTATTGCTGCGCCCAAGCCTTCTCTCGATTTTCCTCATCCTGCTGGTCGTCGCCCTGCTCATTGGAGGGCGCGCTGCCGCTCGCTCGAAGGACGCTCGCGTGTTCGCGGGTGTCCTAACCATATTCCTTATTCTGTTCGGTCTTGGTGTCTCTCCGCTCCCGGGCAGTGCCGCGGAATCCTTCGCGAGCAGGATTGCCTATGTCGCGGCAGCCTTGATCTACGCGCTGCTCCTGTCGGCTGTTCTATGGCCGCCGGGAGAGGAAGGAAACAGGCCGCACCAAGCCGCTCTTAAGCCGAATGTCGACGGCCCATAG
- a CDS encoding HlyD family secretion protein: MVSENMDEPVISSTPRNPLRSIALAVVLLAMALFVLSIFMERRTPSTSQAQVHAYIVGIAPEVTGRVVEVGVADNSRVEPDQVLFRIDPERYELAVSEAEAALASVGQSIGASTAAVDAAQAKLVQIEADRDNLRDQYARATELVKRGVFSKARFDAAKSAYDQAEASVSGAQADLVKAKEQLGPSGNDNPQLRAALAGLEKARLDLVRTTVRAPSAGVVTNLQLTIGKVVSVGQPAMTFIDAGTIWINAAFKENSLEKVAVGNRADILFDALPGRLFPATVESVGFGVSQGSTDPSTGLPTIRNDSGWVQEPQRFPVRLNFEEGQRPKGGVRYGSQAIVVIYTGDNPVTNAWGSLWIRLMSVLTYVS; encoded by the coding sequence GTGGTTTCCGAAAATATGGATGAGCCTGTCATCTCCTCAACACCCCGGAATCCATTGCGCAGCATAGCTCTCGCGGTCGTACTGCTGGCGATGGCTCTGTTCGTCCTCTCCATTTTCATGGAGCGGCGTACACCGTCGACGTCGCAAGCGCAGGTCCATGCCTACATCGTTGGCATCGCACCCGAGGTCACCGGTCGAGTCGTGGAAGTCGGGGTCGCCGACAATTCGCGCGTCGAGCCCGATCAGGTTCTCTTTAGGATCGATCCCGAACGTTACGAGCTCGCCGTCAGCGAAGCCGAAGCAGCGCTTGCAAGCGTCGGCCAATCGATCGGGGCGTCGACCGCGGCCGTCGATGCGGCACAGGCCAAGCTCGTTCAGATCGAGGCGGACCGAGACAATCTGCGCGATCAGTATGCCCGGGCGACCGAGTTGGTGAAGCGCGGGGTTTTTTCCAAGGCCCGGTTCGATGCGGCCAAGTCCGCTTATGATCAGGCCGAGGCTTCGGTGTCGGGGGCGCAAGCCGACCTTGTCAAGGCCAAGGAGCAACTCGGCCCGTCCGGTAACGACAATCCACAACTGCGTGCAGCCCTTGCCGGATTGGAAAAGGCCCGGCTCGATCTGGTGCGGACGACCGTCCGGGCACCGTCAGCCGGTGTTGTCACCAATCTTCAGCTCACCATCGGCAAGGTCGTCTCGGTGGGCCAGCCGGCAATGACCTTCATCGATGCCGGCACCATCTGGATCAATGCGGCATTCAAGGAAAACAGCCTGGAGAAGGTCGCCGTCGGCAACAGAGCGGACATCCTCTTCGACGCACTTCCCGGCCGGTTATTCCCGGCAACGGTCGAGAGCGTCGGGTTCGGGGTATCGCAAGGCAGCACCGACCCGAGTACCGGATTGCCCACGATCCGCAACGACAGCGGCTGGGTCCAGGAGCCGCAGCGGTTTCCTGTCCGGCTGAACTTCGAGGAGGGGCAGCGGCCGAAGGGCGGGGTACGCTACGGCTCTCAGGCGATCGTCGTCATCTACACGGGCGACAACCCGGTCACCAATGCCTGGGGATCGCTGTGGATCCGTCTCATGTCGGTGCTGACCTATGTCAGCTGA